Genomic segment of Mucilaginibacter sabulilitoris:
TTATTGCAACATGAAACTGAAATATATCCCTGTTTTTGCAGAGGACGCCGAAGCGCAAATAGATTTTTATACGCAGAAACTGGGCTTTAATACTGCTAACAACAGTTGTTTTATAGAAGGAGAGGAGTGTACCGTATTGCAGGCCGATAATCTGGATGTAGCACTTGTTGTGGCAGGTAAAAACAATAATAATGCTTTTAAAAGCTGTATTATATTAAATACTGAAGATTGTTTAAAGGACTATCATTTATATAAAACAGCGGGTGTGTTTTTTTACGCAACCCCACGGTACCTGCCTAATGGTCTTGCAGCAGAATTTTTGGACCCTGGAGGCAACCGGTTTATTTTATTAGAAGAAAGAAATTATAACTTAGAAGAAAGGAATTATACCGAAATCTAAACTTTATATGATGGATTATTCAAAAACATTGCGGAATAATAACAAAATATACAGCCGCACCAGCAGCCAAAAGCAAAATCAGCAGTATAATTCTGATTTTAGCCTGAGATTTGTTTTTTCTGGAAACGAACGTTATGATATCGGCAAACGACATTTATCTATATACCCCGATTCCTTTTTGATATTGAACAAGGGTACACAATACTCAACCGATACCGATTCAGATATCCCTGTACAATCATTCAGCATTAATTTTGATCAGCAATTTTTAGAAGATTTTAAAGAATACTGGGCATTTAGTGATAACAGATTGCTAAACAAAGGCAACTATAAACTAAAACATGATCAGGAATTTGATGAAACCATTTATCCGTTTAGCGGCGATATCATGTATAATGTATATCACCTTAAACAACATCTGGATAGCGGAATGAATGATGAATTGTTGATAAATGAATATTTACATCACTGCCTTATCAACTATTTCAGTATTTATAACGAAGAGATATTAAAGAAAGCCGAAAAGCTCCATTTTTTAAATACAAGCACAAAAATTGAAATTTTGCGAAGACTTAACCTGGCTAAGGAATATCTGTATAGTAATTATAACCAGAACATAAGTCTTGATGATCTTGCTGAGCATTCATGCCTTTCGGTTAATCACCTTTTGCGAACATTTAAACAGGCATTTAATTTAACACCGCATCAATTTTTAATACAGTTGCGTTTAAAAAGGGCTCAGTTACTATTAAAAAGTACATCTTATCCAATCAACGAAGTAGTAAACCTTATTGGTTTTGAATGCCCGAGCTCTTTTATCAGGCTATTTAAAACGCATTATAATATTACTCCTTTAAAATACAGACAAACCGCCTGAAAGATTGTTATTTTTCTTGTTTCTTCGAGGTTAATAATAGTATAATAATAAACTGCCTTAAATGTGGCTCTAATTATATGCGAAAATTATCAAAATGGTGATTCTCGCATATCCCTCAATATTTCCAAGTGTTATTATTGTGTTTTCAGAAATGATATAAGTATATTTGCTTATATAATAATTAACTATTAAACACATATGTATGACAAAAGCACCCGCTTAATCTATACCCATTTTTAAAATTTTGCCTGGCATGAACTAAATGTACTTGTTAGTAGGGCATTTTCCCAGTTGACACTCCCCTTCAATTGGCATTCATCAAATCATATTAAAAGAGCTTTGATTTACTAAGTTATCAATTCGAAGAGCTAAAAAAGTAATTCATTTTTTAAAATATTCAGCTACTCATTTGTTCTTTATAATCAGTTAATAGTTAAGGAAAGTTTTTTCCAGGAGTGGAGGAGACTTTTCGCTTAGCAGTGTTAAATTTTAAAAAGCGCTATAAACCCTCAAATTTTATAAATATGAAAAAATAAATAATGCAACCAGACACTTAGCTTCCTTAGTTATTTAGTCTTTAATAAGAGCTAAAACGTAAAAAAATAAAAAAGAATATTCTAATAATAAATTAAAAAAGCATGAAGCACAAATTACTTAAAATTTTCATGGTTTGCTTTTTCTGCACGGCTTCAATGGCCTTCGCGCAAAATAAAACCATAACAGGTACTGTTACTTCAAAGGATGATGGTTTGCCAATTCCCGGAGTAACGGTAAAAATTAAAGGTTCCAATCTGGGAGCCCAAACCAGTAATGATGGTAAATATTCCATAGCCGCGGGCGATGGTACAACACTGGTATTCTCATTTATTGGGTATGCTCAACAAGAGGTAGTTGTTACCAAAAACATTATCAACGTTATACTAGTAACAGATAGTAAGCAATTAGGCGAAATTGTAGTTACCGGCTTAGGTATCAACAAAGCGAAAAAAACTTTGGGATACGCGCAAACTACTGTGAAAAATGAAGACATCAACCGTTCGGCTTCTATCAATGCACTTGGCGGTTTACAGGGAAAAATTGCCGGTGTTAACATTTCAAACGTATCTGGTACTTCCGGCGGTTCAACCAAAATTATTTTACGTGGTTATACGTCACTAAGCGGATCAAACGCTCCGTTATATGTAATTGATGGTGTGCCTTTGAATAACGCACGTGCTGGCTCAGATGATAACTTTGACTTTGGTAACAACGCCAATGACATCGACCCTAACTCTATTGACAATATATCGTTCCTGAAAGGATCTGCCGCATCTGCCATATACGGTTCACGTGGTTCAAACGGTGTTGTGGTAATTACTACCAAAAAAGGTAAAGCCGGAGCGCCTGTTGTTAGCTTTTCGTCAGCAGCTACAGTAACAGATGTTGCTTTTGTTTACAAACCACAGAGTGAATTTGGACAAGGTTGGGATGGTCACTTTGTATTGGGCGAAAACGGAAACTGGGGTCCTAAATATAATGGTTTAACACAGCCATGGGGCGCTGTTGTTGACAATACACAGTTGATCAGGCCTTTTTCATTTATTGAAAGTAACGTAAGAGATGCTTTTGATCGCGGGTTAGAGTTAAACAACAATATCTCTATTGCCGGTGGTACTGATGCTTCTACCTATTTAATATCATATAACAACATTCACTCAAACGGTGTTTTACCCGGCCCGGCCGATAAATTTAACAGGAACAATTTCTCTTTTAGGGGAACTACTACCTACAAAAAATTCTCTGCTGACGTATCTATGAATTATGTATCTAAGGTTGGAAACTTTGTTGCAACAGGCCAGGGCCCAACCGGTATAGGTACAACATTTTATGAAAATATTTTACAAATCCCCGGTAATATTCCAATCAAGGATCTAAGGGATTATAAAAATAAATATTTTAACGTAGATAATTACTATACTCCATTTGCCGAAAACCCTTTTTGGAACTTAAACGAAAATGGCAGCCGTAGCAAAAGCGACCGTTTTTACGGCAACATCAACTTAAATTATAAAGCTACTGACTGGTTGACCATTAATTTCCAGCAGGGTGCCGATGTAACTAACGCTGGTGCCAAAATATGGTATAACTCAAACTACCCTCTTCCTGGTAGCTGGGTTGGCGGTGCCAACACCGAAGGCGCTGTAAGAAAACCAGATGTTGGTAGCGTTGAAGAAGATAACAACCAAAACTTTGAGTACGATACCAAATTACAGGCGCTGTTTAATAAAAAATTCAGTTCTGATTTTGATATCAATGGTTTGATTGGTGCTAACTACAATGATCGTGGTTCAAGAGAGCATATTTCAACTATCGAAGGTTTAGCCGTACCGGGCTTTTTTAACTTATCAAACAGCTCTAATAAACCAACTGCTACAGAAACAGAATTGCATCAGCGTTTAATAGGCTTTTATGGACAGGCAACATTAGGTTTCAGAGATTATTTATATTTAACTGTAACAGGCCGTAATGATATTACATCAACGCTGGCAACAGGTAACAATAGCTATTTTTATCCTGGAGCAAACGTAGCTTACGTATTGTCACAAGCGCTTGGTTTTACCAACAAAACAGTAAGTTATGTTAAGTTAAGAGGTAGCTACGGTGAAACAGGTAGTGATACAGACCCCTACCAGATATATAACACTTTGAGGCAGACTAATTCGCCTTTGGGTTTTGGTAATCTATTATTTCCATTTAATGGGGTAGCGGGTTTCAGTATCAACAACACCTTATTTACTACAGGGTTAAAGCCTGAACGTGTAAAAGATTATGAGCTTGGTGGTGAGTTCAGATTTTTAGATGACCGTATTGGGTTAGATTTTACTTATTACCACAAGATACGTAAAGACCAGATTCTAAATGTGCCGATTGCACCTTCAACAGGTTATTCAAGTCAATTAATAAACTTTGGTGAAGTTGCCGAACATGGTTATGAGGTAGCGTTTAATGCAACTCCTGTGAAAACCTCATGGGTTAAATGGGATTTTAACTATACCTTTTCACGCAACAGAAGTATTGTAAAATCGCTTCCTCCGGGATTAGACAAAGTTATACTGCAAACAGACGGTTATGGTGGCCAGTTTGTTGCAATTGCTGGTCAGCCGCTTGGCTTATTACAGGCACCTGTTCCTGCTTATGATCCTCAGGGCCATATTATTGTTGACAGTCAGGGTTATCCTGTTGCAGCTCCTGAAAATGGCACCTATGGTAACTTCCAGCATGATTTTGTGATGGGCTTTAACAACACCATCCGCGTAAAGGACTTTGCTTTAGGCTTTACTTTAGAGTGGGATAAAGGCGGTAAATTTTATTCCGGAACAGCCGATTTGTTTAACTTTGTTGGTGCAGATCCTAAAACTACTTACAATGACCGTAATCCGTTCATCGTTCCAAACTCTGTTCAAAGGGTTTTGGATGCCGGAGGTAATGTAATTGGTTACACAGAAAACACCACACAAATAACCGAAGCTAACAACGACGATTACTATTATACAACATCAAACAAAGCGTTAGCGTGGTCAAGAGACATATTAGACAGAAGCTTTGTTAAATTAAGGGAGGTAACTTTGACCTATAGCCTGCCCAAAACGTTCCTCAGAAAACTGGGAGCATCAAATGCTACAGTGGGCGTATTTGGTAAAAACTTAATTACCTGGCTTCCTTCAGGTAATCATGTTGTGGATCCGGAAGTATCTAACTACGGAACTGATCTGGCGAGTGAGTACGGAGAGTTCAGAACAGCTCCACCATTAAGGTATTATGGTGCTTCACTAAAAGTTACATTTTAATTATTTGCATCATGAAAAATAGAAATATAAAAATTAAATCAATATTCTTTGTACTGGCTGCCACGTCGTTGTCATTTGGCTGCAGTAAAATAAATGATATAAACAGAAGCCCAAACAACCCGCCTATTGAACTGGCCACAGCTCAGGTTTTATTTCCGTCGGGAGTGATGTCGACAGCGGGCCAGGTAGGGGGCGAACTGGATATTATTGGTGGTATATGGTCACAGTACTGGACACAGTCGCCCATTGCCAACCAGTTTAAAACCATTGATTCATACAACCTGCAAAGACAGGATTTTAATGGCGGCTATAACGAATTATTTGCCGGTGCACTGGCCGATTACCAGTTAGCCATTACTAAAGCAAAAGATGCCAAACTGTACAATTTTTATTTAATGAGTACAGTGATGAAAGCGTATACTTATGAAGTGCTTGTTGATTTGTATGATCAGGTGCCATATACTGAAGCTTTCCAGGGCGCTGCTAAGTTAAACCCTAAATTTGATGATGGGTTTACCATTTACAAAGGTTTGATAGCTGAAATAAACGCCGCTTTGGCAACGGATTATAAAGGTGCCCCATTTGTAGGAAACGATGCGAAAGCCGACTTTTTGTTCGGGGGAAATATGGACAATTGGCGACAGTTTGCCAATACGCTGAAGTTAAAAATGTATTTGCGTATGGTAAACACACATGCTGCCGATGCAGAAGCAGGTATTAGAGCGTTGTATGCAGCTAATGCCGATTTCTTAACTATTGACGCGGGGGTTAACTTGTTTATCGATGCTACAGATCAAAGAAACCCTATTTATGCATATACTGTGTTTAATTTAGGTGGAAATGATTTGCGCGCAAGTAAGACGCTGTCAAGCTGGTTAATTGAAAACAATGATCCGCGTGCAGTAGTGTATTTTGGAACAGCCAACCCAATTTCTGTTGACCAGGGTAACTATACTGCTCCTCAATCTGCGCAGCCAACTTATTATTCAGCAACTGCGCCAGCATTTAAAGCAACCGACCCAGTTTATTTTCTTACAGCGGCAGAATCACATTTCTTACAGGCCGAAGCCGGTGCACGTTATGGTGTTACCGCTGCAGGTACAGCATTTAACGCAGGTGTGAAGGCTGCTTTTGACCAATATGATTTAACTGCGCCGGCAACTGCTGCATATACTTATCCTAATGGTACGCTTCAAGCTAATTTGAAAGCCATTATTTATCAAAAATGGGCCTCATTTCCTAACTCACACGCATTGGAAGGTTTCTTTGATCAGCAGCGTACAGGTTATCCGGAGCTTTCTACTGTATATTCTCTTGACGCAAATTATATCCCTGGTCAATGGGTGTATTCAAAAAATGGTGTAACAGGTGGCCGGCTTCCTAAGCGTTTGGTTTTCCCAGACTCAGAACGCAGCAGAAACTCAAGCACACCAGCCGAAGTTCCAATTACTACGCCAGTATGGTGGGGGCAGCCAAATAAATAAATTTTAATTAGATAAGAATATGAAAAGATATATAAATTATTTGGCCATCATAACAATATCGAGCATATTGTTAACAGCCTGCAATAAAGATAATTTTAATTATAAAACAGGATATGTTGGTAGTTCAAAAATTACAAACTATGCTGTGTTTACGTTAAAAGGCGCTACGACAGTGAGTGGTGTAAACTATACCACTGTTGCCAAAGGGGGTACGTATACAGAGCCAGGAGTAGAGGCTAAAGCCGGCTCAGCAACCTTAAAGGTTACAACCAAAGGCACGGTAAACACCAATACACCCGGCATATACGTTATCACCTACAGCGCAACAAACGACGATGGATTTGATGCAACAGCTCAAAGGTTTGTGGTAGTATACTCAACAGACGCATCAGCTGCTGCGAATAATTTTGCCGGCAACTACGCCAGAAATACCAATGGCTCGGTAGCAGTTTGGACAAAGCTTGCTCCCGGTACCTATGCGGTAAATAACCCTGGTGGTGCACCTGGTACAAACCTTACCGTAGTCGTGTTTAACAATACAGGTAACAGCGTGTTTATTCCTGAACAAGTATCAAACGATGGCTCTGTAACCAGCTCAGACGGTGAAACAAGCACTCCGGGTGCCGGTGGCACGTTAGCCCAGTACACCATGGTGATAGTTAACCCCGGATACGGAACAGCTCCAAGAACGTTTATAAAACAATAACTTATCAGAAAAATGAAAAAATTAAATACCATATTATATGCACTGATACTATTGTTTGTAGTAACTGCATTTACGTCCTGCCAAAAGGATGAAAAAATAGGAGGTACCCAGGTTCAATCTCTTGCGGGAGAATTTTGGATAAAGCTGGATGGTGGCAAAGGTGATTTTGGGAATGATTATTACACCATTTTTACTTACAATACTGCATCAAACAGAGCTGATAGCTTATGGTTTGATGACGGATACGATGCCTCAACAGGTGTGCCTTTCTGGCAAATTAAAGGTAAACTGCATGCTGATGTACCTAATCTTACCTTTTCAGGTAAAGATGTTGCCAATCAGTACTACGAAAGTACATTTACCGTTAGAAATGCTAAAATTATCCCTAAAGCGGCAACGGCTCCTGGTACCAAGCTAAAAACAGATTCAATTTATTTTGAAATATCATTTAGCGATGATGCTGATCCTTCAGTGTTTCATAAAGCCGGAGGCTACGCCAGAACCCGCTTTGATGCAGATGATCATTATTAATAGTTAATAATCAAAATGTACTTAACCCGGATCATGTAAAATGATCCGGGTTTTTTTATGTGATATAATATTATACAGGTTTTTAACAATAGACTAATTATAAACACCTATATTATGGGTGATTTTCACATATCCCATTTTTGATTTACGTATTATGTTTGTAAGAACCAGATAGTTTCGTTAAGATATTTGGTCAGTTAATAGTTAATTAAAAAAGTCAGTAACGCGAGGTCACTGACTTTTTTTGTGTAATACTATCAGGATCAACGTGTTTAAAAGCATCAGTAGGAGAGGGCTTGCGTTTATCTTAATAGGTGAAAATCACTTTTTTGATTTTTTTTGTAACGTTCTGCTGGTTTAGTCCGTCATAGATAAACATATATCTTTATCATGAAAATATTTACTTTATTGGCGGTAACCGGTGGGCTTTTTCTTAGTTCACTTTGCATAGACGGCAAAAACGTGAGACATGTATCAAATGCTTGTGTAAAAAGCTATGCCAGGCACTGCGTAAAAAAATGCTGTAACAATACCAAAAAAACAAAAATTGCTAACGCAAATATCAGCGCCAAAGCAGGTCATGTCCGTAGTTAGCCAACGTTGCATCATTGCAATATATTATCGGTAATTTTTGCTATATCGTAGCTTATTTTATTGATAAAACCCAGTTGCTCTTTCAGCAAATTATCCTCTGCTAATAATTCAGGCTTTTCAATATTGATAGCGGCAACAGGTTTGCCTATATTAAATTCAATGCCCGGCCCGGCAAGTTTTTTATTACTTTCGTTTAAAACAGATATGCTTTTTTTAACCAGTTTAAGCGCTTCGGCGTGAGGCTGTAATGTTTCTTTTTTAACCAGGCCCGATGCTATATTGGCTATGTACGATGATAAGATATGGTTAAGTACAACAAACTTATGCACATCTTTTACTTTGCGTTGCTTGCTTTTGGGTTCGGATGTCATGCGTTCAAATGCGGCCGATAAATTGGCCGATTTTACATATACTTCCTTACGGGCCAGTTTATACATGGTGGTGCCTGTTACTTTACCCGAAAGACTTTCGGCAATAGTGATCAGGTAATTAATATTGGCAACTATTACATCGCGCAGCGTCTCCTGAATTTGCTCAAACTCCCAGGTTGGGAATATAATATAGCTGGCAATAAACGCAATAGACGAGCCTATAAGTGTATCTATTATACGCTCCTGCGCTATGTTTAACAATCCTACTCCTAAAAACTTAAACAGGATAAGTACAAATGGCGTAGTGAAAATTACACTTACCACATAGTTTAGCCTTTGAAAGCTATATGCCCCAATCATAAATATCATCAGGAAAATAAATTGAACGGTAACATTGGGTATAAAACTTAGTATAAGTATACCAATGGTACCGCCCCCTATAGTACCAATAAGGCGCTGGTAATTGCGTTGTTTTGAAAGGCTGAAACCTGGTTTCAGGATCACAATAATAGTTAACAATACCCAATAACTATGATGGCCCTGTGCTATTGTTTTAGCCGTGATAAAACCTACTAAACAAACCAATGCTACCCTTAATGCGTGTTTAAACACGCCCGATTCAAATGTTAAGTTGTCAAAGAAAATATGCGGCGTGTAGTCCTGGTGCGTTACAAACTGTGAATATTCAATATCGCCCCGCACCTCGGTTGATTTAGAAGCGGTTTTAGAGTTGTAATAAACATATATATTATTAATGCTTTCGCTTAGCGCACGCAGGTTAATGAGTATTTTTTTTAATACCAGGGTGCTTGTTTCCTGATTGTTTTTGCCAATGTCATCAATTTTTAACTTTAGTTTTTCAAGCTCAATATTAAAATCTTTCAGGTGTTTGTGCTTTGTGTTGGATAGTATGAGATAAGCGATATCATCAAGTTCATCGGCCATGTGGTGCAGTATGCGGGCAATTTCATTCAGTATGCCGGTGTCTTTAAATTTTTCACGTATATAACCATAGTCATAATGTGTGGCCATGATCTGTTCAAACATATCAACCAGATCAACAAACGTGAGTACCAGCAGCCTGCTGGCCGCGGTTGATTCCCTTACCAGCAACCTGCTTTTAAACAACAGTTCGCGCACTGCGTCCTGGTGCTGGCTCACCTGTATCTGCCGGGATACCAGTTTCCGGTAATTTTCGTCAATGTCGGTATCTATCAAATAAAAATCGGCCTTGATACGCAAAAATTTGGCAATATCGGCTACGTTTTCGCCCAGCGCCTGCTGCGCCGCTCGGTAAGGCCTTATGCCAAAAAACACAATACTGAACAGCATATACCATATACCACCTGCTAAAATAATAGCGCTATAGCCAAGTACGCCGCTGGCAGGTAATGCCTTGTCCATCATAAATATCATAATGAGTAGCGAACAGGTACCCACCGATGCCGCCCGGTTACCATAAACGGTGAACATGGAAAAAAGGAATGAGAACAGTGTGATTTCCAGCCCCAGGGTGAAAATATTAAGCCGGGCAAAGCCTGTAATAGCCGCCACCAGGAAAAGGCATAAATTACCAATTGCCATGGAGTTACGCTTGTGGCTTACCGGGCCGGGGCTGTCAATAACACAAATACAAAGCGCCCCCAATGATAAGGTAAGGCCTAGGTCAAACTGGTTAAACTCTAACAACACCAACG
This window contains:
- a CDS encoding VOC family protein is translated as MKLKYIPVFAEDAEAQIDFYTQKLGFNTANNSCFIEGEECTVLQADNLDVALVVAGKNNNNAFKSCIILNTEDCLKDYHLYKTAGVFFYATPRYLPNGLAAEFLDPGGNRFILLEERNYNLEERNYTEI
- a CDS encoding AraC family transcriptional regulator; its protein translation is MMDYSKTLRNNNKIYSRTSSQKQNQQYNSDFSLRFVFSGNERYDIGKRHLSIYPDSFLILNKGTQYSTDTDSDIPVQSFSINFDQQFLEDFKEYWAFSDNRLLNKGNYKLKHDQEFDETIYPFSGDIMYNVYHLKQHLDSGMNDELLINEYLHHCLINYFSIYNEEILKKAEKLHFLNTSTKIEILRRLNLAKEYLYSNYNQNISLDDLAEHSCLSVNHLLRTFKQAFNLTPHQFLIQLRLKRAQLLLKSTSYPINEVVNLIGFECPSSFIRLFKTHYNITPLKYRQTA
- a CDS encoding SusC/RagA family TonB-linked outer membrane protein yields the protein MKHKLLKIFMVCFFCTASMAFAQNKTITGTVTSKDDGLPIPGVTVKIKGSNLGAQTSNDGKYSIAAGDGTTLVFSFIGYAQQEVVVTKNIINVILVTDSKQLGEIVVTGLGINKAKKTLGYAQTTVKNEDINRSASINALGGLQGKIAGVNISNVSGTSGGSTKIILRGYTSLSGSNAPLYVIDGVPLNNARAGSDDNFDFGNNANDIDPNSIDNISFLKGSAASAIYGSRGSNGVVVITTKKGKAGAPVVSFSSAATVTDVAFVYKPQSEFGQGWDGHFVLGENGNWGPKYNGLTQPWGAVVDNTQLIRPFSFIESNVRDAFDRGLELNNNISIAGGTDASTYLISYNNIHSNGVLPGPADKFNRNNFSFRGTTTYKKFSADVSMNYVSKVGNFVATGQGPTGIGTTFYENILQIPGNIPIKDLRDYKNKYFNVDNYYTPFAENPFWNLNENGSRSKSDRFYGNINLNYKATDWLTINFQQGADVTNAGAKIWYNSNYPLPGSWVGGANTEGAVRKPDVGSVEEDNNQNFEYDTKLQALFNKKFSSDFDINGLIGANYNDRGSREHISTIEGLAVPGFFNLSNSSNKPTATETELHQRLIGFYGQATLGFRDYLYLTVTGRNDITSTLATGNNSYFYPGANVAYVLSQALGFTNKTVSYVKLRGSYGETGSDTDPYQIYNTLRQTNSPLGFGNLLFPFNGVAGFSINNTLFTTGLKPERVKDYELGGEFRFLDDRIGLDFTYYHKIRKDQILNVPIAPSTGYSSQLINFGEVAEHGYEVAFNATPVKTSWVKWDFNYTFSRNRSIVKSLPPGLDKVILQTDGYGGQFVAIAGQPLGLLQAPVPAYDPQGHIIVDSQGYPVAAPENGTYGNFQHDFVMGFNNTIRVKDFALGFTLEWDKGGKFYSGTADLFNFVGADPKTTYNDRNPFIVPNSVQRVLDAGGNVIGYTENTTQITEANNDDYYYTTSNKALAWSRDILDRSFVKLREVTLTYSLPKTFLRKLGASNATVGVFGKNLITWLPSGNHVVDPEVSNYGTDLASEYGEFRTAPPLRYYGASLKVTF
- a CDS encoding SusD/RagB family nutrient-binding outer membrane lipoprotein; this encodes MKNRNIKIKSIFFVLAATSLSFGCSKINDINRSPNNPPIELATAQVLFPSGVMSTAGQVGGELDIIGGIWSQYWTQSPIANQFKTIDSYNLQRQDFNGGYNELFAGALADYQLAITKAKDAKLYNFYLMSTVMKAYTYEVLVDLYDQVPYTEAFQGAAKLNPKFDDGFTIYKGLIAEINAALATDYKGAPFVGNDAKADFLFGGNMDNWRQFANTLKLKMYLRMVNTHAADAEAGIRALYAANADFLTIDAGVNLFIDATDQRNPIYAYTVFNLGGNDLRASKTLSSWLIENNDPRAVVYFGTANPISVDQGNYTAPQSAQPTYYSATAPAFKATDPVYFLTAAESHFLQAEAGARYGVTAAGTAFNAGVKAAFDQYDLTAPATAAYTYPNGTLQANLKAIIYQKWASFPNSHALEGFFDQQRTGYPELSTVYSLDANYIPGQWVYSKNGVTGGRLPKRLVFPDSERSRNSSTPAEVPITTPVWWGQPNK
- a CDS encoding immunoglobulin-like domain-containing protein; the protein is MKRYINYLAIITISSILLTACNKDNFNYKTGYVGSSKITNYAVFTLKGATTVSGVNYTTVAKGGTYTEPGVEAKAGSATLKVTTKGTVNTNTPGIYVITYSATNDDGFDATAQRFVVVYSTDASAAANNFAGNYARNTNGSVAVWTKLAPGTYAVNNPGGAPGTNLTVVVFNNTGNSVFIPEQVSNDGSVTSSDGETSTPGAGGTLAQYTMVIVNPGYGTAPRTFIKQ
- a CDS encoding lipid-binding protein encodes the protein MKKLNTILYALILLFVVTAFTSCQKDEKIGGTQVQSLAGEFWIKLDGGKGDFGNDYYTIFTYNTASNRADSLWFDDGYDASTGVPFWQIKGKLHADVPNLTFSGKDVANQYYESTFTVRNAKIIPKAATAPGTKLKTDSIYFEISFSDDADPSVFHKAGGYARTRFDADDHY
- a CDS encoding FUSC family membrane protein encodes the protein MNINTREIKSFFYSQYFSDGLRISAGILLPSLVLLEFNQFDLGLTLSLGALCICVIDSPGPVSHKRNSMAIGNLCLFLVAAITGFARLNIFTLGLEITLFSFLFSMFTVYGNRAASVGTCSLLIMIFMMDKALPASGVLGYSAIILAGGIWYMLFSIVFFGIRPYRAAQQALGENVADIAKFLRIKADFYLIDTDIDENYRKLVSRQIQVSQHQDAVRELLFKSRLLVRESTAASRLLVLTFVDLVDMFEQIMATHYDYGYIREKFKDTGILNEIARILHHMADELDDIAYLILSNTKHKHLKDFNIELEKLKLKIDDIGKNNQETSTLVLKKILINLRALSESINNIYVYYNSKTASKSTEVRGDIEYSQFVTHQDYTPHIFFDNLTFESGVFKHALRVALVCLVGFITAKTIAQGHHSYWVLLTIIVILKPGFSLSKQRNYQRLIGTIGGGTIGILILSFIPNVTVQFIFLMIFMIGAYSFQRLNYVVSVIFTTPFVLILFKFLGVGLLNIAQERIIDTLIGSSIAFIASYIIFPTWEFEQIQETLRDVIVANINYLITIAESLSGKVTGTTMYKLARKEVYVKSANLSAAFERMTSEPKSKQRKVKDVHKFVVLNHILSSYIANIASGLVKKETLQPHAEALKLVKKSISVLNESNKKLAGPGIEFNIGKPVAAINIEKPELLAEDNLLKEQLGFINKISYDIAKITDNILQ